The following coding sequences are from one Helicoverpa zea isolate HzStark_Cry1AcR chromosome 4, ilHelZeax1.1, whole genome shotgun sequence window:
- the LOC124629571 gene encoding cadherin-86C isoform X1 — protein MLETLLWPRHTEINRMTFALALVVVWWAVGASAGEPVFDPSTLMRLVLVPADVPVGSVIYRVRASDPDFDYPLHFELIGQMGRLDIGVETLPCTRYNSVCQANIILLRRLEPGRYVDFRLSVRNTRGRSSRIACSVTGTNATTPRDTIFPHQPGIILVPEDAKRGTDLEIVIARKNPVTPKPLELELWGSPLFAIRQRRVSAENTEGTIFLVGPLDFEAQSMYHLTLLAVDPFIEIGKDTRNIAGLEVVVVVQDVQDMPPVFTAAPPITHLPRQVAPGDMVVRVRAEDGDKGAPRQIRYGLVSEGNPFTPFFNINETSGEVTLERPIEEIAAISHAGAPILLTVVAEEVRLSREEPEAMSSTVQLAFILPERENSPPYFENQFYITYLDENAPQGTALMFSDPYIPQVNDNDAGKNGVFSLSLVGNNGTFEISPTVAERHAQFIIKVRDNTMLDFEARKSVVFQILAQELGPATNLSVTANVTVYLNDVNDNPPIFLAQSYDVELPENVTAGTKVVQVAADDVDTGAFGKVQFTAILGYLNTSLNLDPISGVITVATNNHGFDREAMPDLHFLVEARDNDGVGLRVTVPLIIKLLDVNDNPPEFERSLYEFVLSPSLNNFTSAAFVKAVDRDSEPPNNIVRYEIIQGNGDGKFAINEDTGELYLLEALKRTKKQNVHRRRRQSNDQEESEVFVLTIRAYDLGVPRLSSTTIAKVYPPESKTRTMSFIVPGANPDKKKLEEVLSTLSGGKVTIIDIKPYRGSDNTATDLNGQESSQEKSEVIAVVRMSGNTAINVAKLQEQLAKNVTIYTTGTNSGGVFNTGTGSGSNSGKSDHASTADGSDSGLYRAESRLLFWLLILLAILVALVLLLLICCCICEGCPLYMPPRKRVIRVNSTEDDVHLVVRDKGLGRENKSTQNIENKSIQANEWRRREAWSAEQADLRTKPTQWKFNKRNHRSNKEPSKPASTPGDIHQEFVHTAADNDYRYNDNRQSFRRDGPNIIYTKEMQLQEAFANKHKEYIEDLENGYDRIATLHYQRREQDNDSIRRHEIDRGSEVGVFLKSDVDKNLHDKTDSKTKHEYSEKVRAPSTHGRDQYFIKEGNTEILRLVTRGKNEEERYVNLPAQQQRPVTLIPHTQYVVVDSGKNLLMERFIREQGEEAKNIRERMSKVTDLDNISNGKDAKSYGQRSQVGSEGQNQFHEYTNLHPEVPGTVPLKTDYLQSALLEMQNKSTIHQELLESSLRKQNELLHQILIERERMLQNQETASQVESKLETQSLPGHSVMATQTECHIGTQTEPQLMKPTRRKARSDNDSYSEDESQMVVEDETKKVAWVKKRKPKKKLKHKDPRRSMRVYDLSRKIKTPILEESEVSPSLESEKHIKISKTNEREEHIKNYGDMTRSTVTTSKNETVSSTQIKISDSDRKSRLRRDVLMEISDSIDDKVESDISDRRLRLQKQFSVTTDDTQLKSPLAIENDSNDNKSRSSSASKDHRNLVFSRQGSSTEAREIAAEHSSAKSKSSDVEAQSSKLDSPSNPEPSKRVNEASESTKSSESVKPTQKSLPRYMQWYGKKSAAAKSTPAEKVVPRKPKRSSKTKNDDDKVGRYGKIMNKDTQGDSEVKKNFKSKESEFIHPRILKEEKVTPVPEGPLPDVHPLLQHSEHRYEHQYENQNPLCYIQPTHIPKYLGQQPMPRKQAPEQQPIYVNQDDVKEPKQDIAESALTHSISISTSYEEDRKNPEVHVSKINIGGDNIPDIAHRSVTSKIDDNDSGIAMNTLVQQNNTKRLPITEKKSVFTIAYDDVQTKQLRPDSSSTSY, from the exons GACGCTAAACGCGGAACCGATCTTGAGATAGTAATTGCGAGAAAAAACCCCGTGACGCCGAAGCCTTTGGAACTCGAACTTTGg GGATCTCCTCTCTTTGCGATCCGGCAGCGGCGGGTATCAGCCGAAAATACTGAAGGGACCATATTCCTAGTGGGGCCACTAGACTTCGAGGCCCAATCGATGTACCATTTGACACTACTGGCCGTG GATCCCTTCATAGAAATAGGCAAGGATACACGCAACATCGCCGGcctagaagtcgtggtggtcgtCCAAGATGTTCAGGACATGCCTCCAGTGTTCACTGCTGCTCCGCCCATCACCCATCTGCCAAGGCAGGTGGCTCCGGGAGACATGGTGGTGAGGGTGAGAGCAGAAGATGGAGATAAGGGGGCACCGAGGCAGATCAGATACGGACTGGTGTCTGAAGGGAATCCTTTTACACCGTTCTTCAACATCAATGAAACATCGG GTGAGGTAACCCTAGAGCGTCCTATCGAGGAGATAGCAGCGATCTCCCACGCTGGTGCCCCAATACTCCTGACAGTGGTTGCCGAAGAGGTTCGATTGTCGCGAGAGGAGCCCGAAGCCATGTCCTCGACTGTACAGCTTGCGTTCATACTGCCCGAACGAGAGAACTCACCGCCGTACTTTGAGAATCAGTT CTACATTACTTACCTAGACGAGAACGCTCCTCAAGGCACAGCGCTGATGTTCAGCGATCCCTACATACCGCAAGTGAACGACAACGACGCTGGCAAGAATGGCGTGTTCTCTCTCTCGTTGGTCGGCAACAATGGAACTTTCGAGATCTCGCCCACTGTCGCTGAGAGACACGCCCAGTTCATCATCAAAGTGCGGGACAATACCATGCTCGATTttgaagctagaaagtctgttGTGTTTCAG atTTTAGCTCAAGAGCTTGGCCCAGCAACGAATCTGTCAGTGACAGCGAATGTGACAGTCTATCTAAACGACGTCAACGATAACCCGCCAATCTTCCTGGCGCAATCATATGACGTGGAACTGCCAGAAAACGTAACCGCCGGCACCAAGGTCGTACAAGTCGCAGCAGACGACGTAGACACTGGTGCATTTGGCAAAGTACAGTTCACTGCCATATTAGGATACCTCAACACATCCCTTAACTTGGACCCTATATCAGGTGTCATAACAGTCGCCACAAATAATCACGGCTTCGACCGTGAAGCGATGCCAGATCTGCATTTCTTAGTAGAGGCTAGAGATAATGATGGAGTAGGTTTAAGAGTAACAGTGCCATTAATTATTAAGTTACTAGATGTAAATGATAACCCACCAGAGTTTGAAAGATCGCTTTACGAGTTTGTGCTGTCGCCGAGTCTGAATAATTTCACATCGGCAGCATTCGTAAAGGCAGTTGACAGAGATTCCGAACCACCAAATAATATAGTCAGATATGAAATAATACAGGGAAATGGAGATGGAAAATTCGCTATAAATGAAGATACAG GTGAACTGTATCTTCTAGAAGCGCTAAAaagaacaaagaaacaaaacgtTCACAGACGAAGACGTCAATCTAATGATCAAGAGGAAAGCGAAGTATTTGTGCTTACAATAAGAGCTTACGATCTAGGAGTTCCTAGATTATCCTCTACAACAATAGCGAAAGTTTATCCTCCAGAGAGTAAGACTAGGACAATGTCTTTCATAGTTCCTGGTGCTAACCCTGATAAAAAGAAACTAGAAGAAGTTCTTAGTACACTCTCTGGAGGAAAAGTAACTATTATTGATATTAAGCCATACAGAGGCAGTGATAATACTGCAACAGATTTGAACGGTCAGGAATCTAGTCAAGAAAA GAGTGAAGTTATCGCTGTGGTGCGGATGTCTGGAAACACAGCCATAAATGTAGCCAAGCTCCAAGAGCAACTGGCAAAGAATGTAACAATCTACACGACCGGCACTAACTCGGGTGGTGTCTTCAACACTGGTACAGGATCAGGATCAAATTCAGGAAAATCTGATCATGCGTCTACAGCCGACGGTAGTGATTCT GGTCTCTACAGAGCAGAAAGTCGGTTATTATTCTGGCTACTAATACTGCTGGCGATATTAGTAGCCCTGGTACTGTTACTCCTTATATGCTGCTGCATATGCGAAGGATGTCCACTTTATATGCCTCCTAG GAAAAGAGTGATACGTGTCAACTCCACAGAGGACGACGTGCATTTAGTGGTGCGCGACAAGGGACTTGGGAGGGAAAACAAGTCGAcgcaaaatatagaaaataagtCAATACAAGCTAATGAGTGGAGGAGGCGCGAGGCATGGAGTGCTGAACAGGCAGACTTGAGGACGAAACCAACGCAGTGGAAGTTCAATAAGAGAAACCACAGATCCAATAAAGAGCCATCTAAACCAGCTTCAACGCCGGGAGATATTCATCAAGAGTTCGTACATACAGCAGCTGACAATGATTACAGATATAACGATAATCGGCAATCATTTCGCAG AGATGGACCCaacattatttacacaaaagaaATGCAACTACAAGAAGCATTTGCGAACAAACATAAAGAGTATATCGAAGACTTAGAAAACGGATACGATAGAATCGCAACACTACATTATCAACGTAGGGAACAAGACAACGATTCGATACGTAGACATGAAATAGATAGGGGCTCCGAAGTCGGGGTCTTCCTCAAGTCTGATGTAGACAAAAATTTACACGACAAGACTGATAGCAAAACTAAACACGAATATTCGGAAAAAGTGCGCGCCCCATCTACTCACGGCAGGgatcaatattttataaaagaggGAAATACAGAAATTTTAAGATTAGTGACTAGAGGTAAGAATGAAGAAGAGCGCTACGTTAATCTTCCTGCTCAACAACAAAGACCTGTCACACTTATACCGCATACACAATACGTTGTAGTAGATAGCGGAAAAAATCTATTAATGGAACGATTTATAAGAGAACAAGGCGAAGAAGCTAAAAATATTAGAGAGAGAATGAGCAAAGTAACTGACTTAGATAACATTTCGAATGGTAAAGATGCTAAAAGCTACGGACAAAGATCACAAGTAGGTAGCGAAGGGCAAAATCAATTTCATGAGTATACTAACCTTCACCCTGAAGTACCAGGTACAGTGCCTTTAAAAACAGATTACTTACAGTCAGCGCTATTAGAAATGCAAAACAAATCAACAATCCATCAGGAGCTACTAGAATCATCACTCAGAAAACAAAATGAGCTTTTACATCAAATACTCATAGAACGAGAAAGAATGTTACAAAACCAAGAAACTGCTTCtcaagttgaaagtaaacttgaAACTCAGAGTCTACCTGGCCATTCCGTGATGGCTACCCAAACCGAATGTCACATTGGTACACAAACTGAGCCACAGCTAATGAAGCCCACAAGAAGAAAAGCGAGAAGTGACAATGATTCGTACAGTGAAGATGAATCACAAATGGTTGTAGAAgatgaaacaaaaaaagtagCGTGGGTAAAAAAGAGAAAGcctaaaaagaaattaaaacacAAAGATCCCCGGCGAAGTATGAGAGTATACGATTTAAGTAGAAAAATAAAGACACCAATCCTCGAAGAAAGTGAAGTGTCTCCTTCCTTGGAAAGTGAAAAGCatataaaaataagcaaaacCAACGAAAGGGAAgaacatataaaaaattatgGCGATATGACAAGAAGCACAGTAACTACATCAAAAAATGAAACCGTATCGTctactcaaataaaaatatctgacaGTGACAGAAAATCAAGATTAAGAAGAGACGTGTTAATGGAGATTTCGGATTCTATAGACGATAAAGTGGAATCTGACATCAGCGACAGAAGATTAAGGCTCCAGAAACAATTTTCTGTTACAACCGATGATACACAGCTCAAAAGCCCTTTAGCTATCGAAAATGATAGTAATGACAATAAAAGCAGAAGCAGTTCAGCTTCAAAAGACCATCGCAATTTAGTATTTTCAAGACAAGGTTCTTCCACAGAAGCACGGGAAATTGCAGCAGAACATTCTTCAGCAAAGTCAAAATCATCAGACGTAGAGGCGCAGTCCTCTAAATTAGATAGCCCAAGTAATCCAGAACCTAGTAAAAGAGTAAATGAAGCGAGTGAATCAACGAAATCGTCAGAAAGTGTTAAACCGACACAAAAAAGCTTACCACGCTATATGCAATGGTATGGGAAAAAGTCAGCAGCAGCAAAATCTACACCCGCTGAAAAAGTAGTACCGAGGAAACCAAAAAGATCATCGAAAACGAAAAACGATGATGATAAAGTTGGTCGGTACGGTAAGATTATGAATAAAGACACTCAAGGCGACTCagaggtaaaaaaaaacttcaaatcaAAAGAAAGTGAGTTTATTCATCCACGGATACTGAAAGAAGAAAAGGTTACTCCAGTTCCAGAAGGCCCCTTACCAGATGTTCATCCTTTACTGCAACATTCTGAACATAGATATGAACACCAATACGAAAACCAAAATCCTCTATGTTACATACAGCCTACgcatatacctaaatatttaggCCAGCAACCAATGCCGCGGAAACAAGCACCAGAACAACAGCCCATTTATGTAAATCAAGATGATGTTAAAGAACCTAAACAGGATATAGCAGAAAGTGCCTTAACCCACAGTATATCAATATCAACAAGCTACGAAGAAGATCGAAAGAATCCAGAAGTTCATGTCTCTAAAATAAACATAGGAGGCGATAATATTCCCGACATAGCCCATAGAAGTGTCACGTCTAAGATAGATGACAATGATTCCGGTATAGCTATGAATACGTTGGTTCAACAGAATAACACGAAGAGGTTACCCATCACTGAAAAGAAAAGTGTGTTCACAATCGCATACGACGATGTACAAACCAAACAACTTCGACCAGATAGTAGCTCCACTTCTTACTAA